The Pontibacter korlensis sequence CATACCGTTCCAGCTTTAACTTATCCGATATTTCAGTTCCGAAATTTGCAGCCCATCGCTGCAGGGCCAGATCCATGTTAATGCCAACTCGGTTATCGGCCAGGAAAAACCTTAGCTCATTCTCGCGCACTGTTTCCATACTTACTGAAAAAGCTTCTTTAAACTCCTCCTCATTAGGTTGCCTTAGCCAGGTAAGCTTTAGCCGGCTCTTTTTTATATCAACCTCTGCGGTAGCATAATCTTTTTTCAGTACGAACATCGGGTGCTGCCTTTGGTATAGATTTTATACTTACGTAAGCCCGTAATGGATGGTGGCAGACATACTTGATCACTAGTGGTTAAGGTTGGAAAAATAATAATTGATTAAGACAGCTATGAAAAACGTAGCTGTTGCAGCATCGTATATGCATTATGCAAAGGAGGTAGAGTTATGGAAGCACAAGAGCCACATTATTTTGTATATATCTTTGGGGATCAGCCCCGTGAGGAGGTAGAGATTGGGGTAGCAGGAGACCTGTATCAACTAACACACTCTAAAGTAGTGTCAGCTGCACCTGACGGCAGCAGTGCGCATCATCCGGCTAAGCTGGTGTATTACGAGCACTACCAGGAAGAGGATGAAGCCCTTTCAAGAGAAAGGCAGCTAAAGGAGGAAAGCAGGGATATGACTATCAGCTTGATTGAATCCATGAATCCTAACTGGTTGGACCTGAGTGATACCTTAGACGATTGATAAATTTAAGCTAAAGAGGAATTTGTAAAAGAGCAGGAGAAGGAGTGAACTTTGAGCATATTCTATAGCCTGTTAGCATATCCTGTAGACTTTGGCGCCATAGATGTGTACCTTTGCACATGTCTCTAGGAAGAGGCTAACTGTACTTTTTGTACACCCACAAAGAAGCAACTAAACTTTTGATCAATAAAATCAATAACCTGAGCGAGAATATCCGGCTGCAGGTGTTTGTGGTGCTGGTAGGGGGGCTGTTGCTGGTGGCAAAGTTTATGGCGTTCTTGCTCACAAACTCCAATGCCATATTAACGGATGCCCTGGAGTCTATTATCAATGTAGTGGCTGGGGCTTTTTCATTGTACAGTCTGATGCTATCAGCACGTCCTCGCGATGAGAACCATCCTTATGGTCATGGTAAAATAGAGTTCGTGGCTGCTACCCTGGAAGGCTCTCTTATACTTGTAGCAGGAAGCGCCATCATTCTGAAGTCCGTTTTCAACCTCATAAAACCGATACCTCTGTACCAGCTGGACCTGGGTATTGTTTTAATTGCCGCCACAGGAGTAATAAACTATGGTGTAGGGTATGTAACAGAACGCAAAGGGAAACAGAACAACTCTCTGGTTTTAACTGCAGGCGGCAAGCACCTTAAAACAGATGCCTACTCAACCGCAGGTATATTGATTGGCCTTCTGCTCATCTACCTCACCGGCATGGTCTGGCTGGACAGTGTGGTAGCTATAGCTTTCGGGCTGATGATCGGTTATACTGGCTACCGTATCTTACGCTCCTCCATTGCTGGCATCATGGACGAAGCAGATTATGATCTGTTAAAACGGATCGTAAGCGTACTCAACGAAAATCGACGCGCAAACTGGATTGACATACATAACCTGCGGGTTATCAAGTATGGCTCAACCCTACATATCGACTGTCACCTTACTGTTCCTTGGTACCTGAATGTTATGGAGGCGCATGATGAGGTAGAGGCTGTGGCTACTGTCATTCGTGAAAAGATTGACCCAAGTATAGAACTGTTCGTCCACACTGATCCCTGTATTGCGCCCTCCTGTGCTGTTTGTACCAAAGATGGCTGCAACTCCCGTATTAAGCCTTTTCAGGAGAAGGTAGAGTGGGAGTTCGACAAAGTTATTGCAGATCGCAAGCACGGAACTTATTAGTAGAAACTGATCAAGGAAATCTTTACCTAACATGAGGTATAGATGGTGATTTCAGCATACTATGATATTTTTACATATACTAAAATCAGCAGATGACTTTGTTGCTTTTCTACTAAAACCTTCAATACGCTTTAAAAACAGATACACACTTGAACTATGGAAAAATTCAGAATAGCAGTTGTTGGCATGGGCGGGGTAGGCGGCTACTATGGTGGTAAACTTGCCCAACGTTTTGCCAGTGATGAGAATCATGAGGTTATTTTTATTGCCAGGGGTGCGCATAAACAAAGAATAGAACAAGAGGGGCTAAAGCTAAGGTTAGAGGGTGAGGTAGAAGCGATACGCCCTACAGTGGTAACTGATAAACTTGAAGACTTGGGGAAGCTTGACCTGATTCTGTTCTGTGTGAAGAGCTATGGTTTAAAGCAGGTGGCTGAGCAGCTGGCCCCAAGTATCACCTCTGACACTATATTGCTGCCACTGCTAAATGGCGTGAATGGTATAGAGTATTTGCAGCAGCGCTTCCAGGAGGCAAATACCTTGTGGGGATGCGTGTACATCATTTCCAGCATAAAAGAACCCGGCGTAGTGCAGGTTCAAGGTAAGTATAACAGGCTTGTTTGGGGAAATCCTAAAGTCTCAGAAAAGTTGCTGAAAAAGGTAAAGTTCTTGCTCGACGAGTCTGGTATCAACCATGAATATTATGAGCAGGAGGTAGAAGCAAGGGTTTGGGAAAAGTTCTCTTTTATATCACCAGTTGCCAGCCTTACCTCCCTTACTCATAAAACGATGGGAGAGATAGCAGCAAGTGCTGATTTAAAGAACCAGCTACAGCTACTCATTCAAGAGCTTGTTTCTGTTGCCAAGGCAAAAGATGTTATGTTGCCTGCGGATATGGTAGAAAGAAATCTTGAAGTGCTCCAAAGGCTCCCACAAAACGCTACTTCATCCATGGAGCGCGACTTTAGCAGTGGCAATGCTACTGAACTAGAAAACCTGACAGGCTATATCGTTAGAGAAGCTCAAAATTATGCTGTAGAAGTTCCGCAGTATCAGCAGGTATATCAGGAACTGCTACAAAAAGTGTAGATATTAAATCCAGAAAAAACAAAAAGGGGGACTGTAATTAGTACCCCTTTTTGTTTTAGTGAAGAAGCTCAGGCTACTGCCTCTACTGCCGGTTCGCTTCTAAAACGCTTCAGGTTTAAGAGTGTAGCTATCATAAGTATAAGAGCGACAGAAACACCCACTGTATAAGATATCTCTGGTGTTAAGCTAAAACCTTCCGGTGCCACTAGAATATAGGTTGTAGCCACAGCAGTCATAAAAACGGCAGGTACAAGCGTAATCCAGTAAGGTTTCCGCTCTTTAATAAGATAGGCTGTCACCGTCCAGAGCACCACTGTTGCTAACGATTGGTTTGTCCAGGCGAAATAGCGCCATATAATGCCGAAGTCTATCAAGGTAAGGCCATAGCCAATTACAAAAAGAGGAGCACTTATCAGCAGCCTGTTTTTAATGGAGCTTTGCTTTGACTTCATAAAGTCTGCTACTATCAGGCGGGCACTTCGAAAAGCCGTATCGCCGGAGGTTATTGGCGCAGCA is a genomic window containing:
- a CDS encoding cation diffusion facilitator family transporter gives rise to the protein MINKINNLSENIRLQVFVVLVGGLLLVAKFMAFLLTNSNAILTDALESIINVVAGAFSLYSLMLSARPRDENHPYGHGKIEFVAATLEGSLILVAGSAIILKSVFNLIKPIPLYQLDLGIVLIAATGVINYGVGYVTERKGKQNNSLVLTAGGKHLKTDAYSTAGILIGLLLIYLTGMVWLDSVVAIAFGLMIGYTGYRILRSSIAGIMDEADYDLLKRIVSVLNENRRANWIDIHNLRVIKYGSTLHIDCHLTVPWYLNVMEAHDEVEAVATVIREKIDPSIELFVHTDPCIAPSCAVCTKDGCNSRIKPFQEKVEWEFDKVIADRKHGTY
- a CDS encoding ketopantoate reductase family protein — its product is MEKFRIAVVGMGGVGGYYGGKLAQRFASDENHEVIFIARGAHKQRIEQEGLKLRLEGEVEAIRPTVVTDKLEDLGKLDLILFCVKSYGLKQVAEQLAPSITSDTILLPLLNGVNGIEYLQQRFQEANTLWGCVYIISSIKEPGVVQVQGKYNRLVWGNPKVSEKLLKKVKFLLDESGINHEYYEQEVEARVWEKFSFISPVASLTSLTHKTMGEIAASADLKNQLQLLIQELVSVAKAKDVMLPADMVERNLEVLQRLPQNATSSMERDFSSGNATELENLTGYIVREAQNYAVEVPQYQQVYQELLQKV